The Chitinophaga sp. H8 genome contains a region encoding:
- a CDS encoding winged helix-turn-helix transcriptional regulator has product MKNKKLVPAITHNSRCLYYTQRMLALRDAMELLSGKWKVPIICTLSFRGKMRFTDLIQEVEGIAAKMLSKELQILEANELVTRTVCNTKPVTVEYEITEYGRTLDKILVDIVNWGHAHRNRIMPGQASKSIIALPLPSGVV; this is encoded by the coding sequence ATGAAGAACAAAAAGTTAGTGCCAGCCATCACGCATAATAGCAGATGCCTTTACTATACACAAAGGATGCTGGCTTTGCGGGATGCCATGGAGCTCCTTAGCGGCAAATGGAAAGTGCCCATTATCTGCACACTCAGCTTTCGGGGTAAAATGCGGTTTACAGACCTGATACAGGAAGTAGAAGGGATTGCTGCCAAGATGTTGTCTAAAGAGCTTCAGATACTTGAGGCAAATGAATTAGTTACCCGTACCGTTTGTAATACAAAACCTGTAACAGTAGAATATGAAATAACGGAGTACGGCAGAACCCTGGATAAAATCCTGGTAGATATTGTGAACTGGGGCCATGCGCACCGCAACAGGATCATGCCGGGTCAGGCCAGCAAATCCATAATCGCCTTGCCTTTACCATCCGGTGTGGTATAA
- a CDS encoding SMP-30/gluconolactonase/LRE family protein, whose amino-acid sequence MKATLLHPSVCGLGEGPLWHKQRNSLFWVDILAGRLFEYNWTTAQVQQWEVGHMISLVVPGKNKEEVILCMQGGVGRFNLLSGQLSPVTDLGLDWTTLRCNDGICDNQGRLWIGTTEIDHAPAGGILYCIDAAHQAHERIPDVTISNGMAWSLDNKRLYHTDSVTHEIRSYIYKEETGEIIFEKVAVKVPEEKGTPDGFTIDKEGMLWVALWGGFGVGRWNPDTGEMIGFVEVPVPNVSCCVFAGEQLDHLVITTARKELSEQQLREYPDSGNVYMIKPGTNGVEAFDCVL is encoded by the coding sequence ATGAAAGCAACGTTATTGCATCCTTCCGTTTGCGGTTTAGGTGAGGGGCCTTTATGGCATAAGCAAAGGAATAGCTTATTCTGGGTAGATATCCTGGCAGGAAGGCTTTTTGAATATAACTGGACTACTGCCCAGGTACAGCAATGGGAGGTAGGCCACATGATTTCGCTGGTAGTGCCAGGGAAGAATAAGGAGGAAGTAATACTATGTATGCAGGGTGGCGTAGGTCGGTTTAATTTGTTGTCCGGTCAGCTTTCCCCTGTTACGGATTTAGGACTGGACTGGACAACGCTTCGTTGTAATGATGGTATTTGCGACAATCAGGGGAGGCTCTGGATTGGCACTACTGAAATTGATCATGCACCGGCTGGTGGAATTTTGTATTGTATTGATGCTGCCCATCAGGCGCATGAAAGAATACCGGATGTGACTATCTCAAATGGTATGGCATGGTCACTGGATAATAAACGGCTCTACCATACGGACAGCGTTACACATGAAATCAGGTCTTACATTTACAAGGAGGAAACAGGAGAGATTATTTTTGAAAAGGTAGCAGTAAAGGTGCCTGAAGAAAAAGGCACACCGGATGGCTTTACCATCGATAAAGAAGGGATGTTGTGGGTAGCACTCTGGGGTGGTTTTGGCGTGGGTAGGTGGAATCCGGATACCGGTGAAATGATTGGTTTTGTAGAAGTACCCGTACCTAATGTAAGTTGTTGTGTTTTTGCAGGAGAACAGCTGGATCATCTTGTTATCACTACCGCCCGCAAGGAATTGAGTGAACAGCAGCTTCGGGAGTATCCCGATAGCGGCAACGTATATATGATAAAGCCTGGCACCAATGGTGTGGAAGCGTTTGATTGTGTATTATAG